In the genome of Streptomyces sp. P3, the window TCGCCGGCGCCGAGATGATCGCCGCCAAATGGGGCATCAGCCGACAGGACCAGGAGGAGTTCGCCCTGCGCTCGCACCGCCGGGCGGTACGCGCGATCGACGAGGGCCGCTTCACGCGTGAGACCGTCGCCTACCGGGACGTGACGACCGACGAGGGGCCGCGCCGCGACACCTCCCTGGAGAAGATGGCCGCGCTGAAGCCCGTCATCGACGGCGGCACCGTCACCGCCGCCTGCTCCTCGCAGGTCTCCGACGGCGCCGCCGCGCTGCTGCTGGCCTCCGAGGACGCCGTCCGCGAGCACGGGCTGCGGCCGCGGGCCCGCGTCCACCACCTGTCGGTGCGCGGCGAGGACCCCATCCGCATGCTGACGGCCCCGATCCCGGCCACCGCGCACGCCCTGAAGAAGACCGGCCTCACCATCGACGACCTCGACCTCGTCGAGATCAACGAGGCGTTCGCGCCCGTCGTGCTGGCCTGGCTGAAGGAGACCGGTGCGGACCCGGAGAAGGTCAACGTCAACGGCGGCGCGATCGCCCTCGGCCATCCCCTCGGCGCGACCGGCGCGAAGCTGATGACGACGCTGCTGCACGAACTGGAGCGCACCGGCGGCCGGTTCGGACTGCAGACCATGTGCGAAGGCGGCGGCCAGGCCAACGTGACGATCGTCGAGCGGCTCTGACGGGAAACGCGGGTTCCCAGCCGTACGGCGACCCGGCCGTACGGCTGACCCGGCGGCACGGCCGCCCCAGTGGCACGGATCGTGCCGAGCGGCGAGGCTGTTTGGCGCACCGAGGCGGTCCGAGAGCGGTAAGGCCGTACCGGTAGGTGCGCAGGTGCGGGGGACGGGCCGGCGCGCCGGTCCTCACGTCCCTTTGAGCCGGTCCAGGGCGGCCAGCACGTCCTGCGCCTCCTTCATGATCCGCTCGACCAGCTCCGCGCACGACGGCAGGTCGTCGATCACCCCGGCGACCTGCCCGGCGGCCATCACGCCCGCCTCCGGGCGGCCCTCCACCATCGCGGACCTCAGCAGCATCGGTGTGTTCGCGGCCAGCAGCACCTGACTCCAGGCGAGGTCCTTGCCGTGGCGCAGCGCCAGGCCGTCGCGGACCATCTGCCGCCAGGTGAGCCCGGACAGCCTGCGCAGGCCGGCCGCGTGACGCGCTGCCCGCAGCAACGCCCTGCCCCGGCCCGCGTCCTCCAGGCCGTCTACCAGCGGCGTGCGCAGCATGCGGTGCGGAAGACCGTCCACGGCCCGGGTGACGGTGACGTCCCGTACCGTCGCCGCCAGATACCGCGCCTTCACCGCCTCGGGGACCGGCGAGTCCGAGGTGAGCAGGAACCGCGTGCCCATCGCGACGCCGGCCGCCCCGTACGCCAGCGCGGCCGCCAGACCCCGCCCGTCGAAGAAGCCGCCCGCCGCCACGACGGGGACGTCCACCGCGTCCACCACCTGGGGAAGCAGAACCGTCGTCGCCACCTCACCGGTGTGGCCGCCGCCCTCGCCGCCCTGCACGATCACCGCGTCCGCGCCCCACGCCGCCACCTTCTCCGCGTGCCGGCGGGCCCCTACGGACGGGACGACGACGACCCCCGCCTCCTTGAGCCCGGCGATCAGCTCGGCGGAGGGGGCGAGCGCGAACGACGCGACCCGCACCCCCTCGTCGACGATGATCCGCACCCGGTCGCCGGCGTCCGCCGCGTCGGCCCGCAGGTTGACGCCGAACGGCGCGTCCGTGCGCGCCTTCACCTCGCGCACCGCCGACCGCAGCTGGTCGAGGGTCATCGTCGCCGAGGCCAGGACGCCCAGCGCCCCCGCGTCCGCCGTCGCCGACACCAGCCGCGGGCCCGCCACCCATCCCATGCCGGTCTGCACGATCGGGTGACGGACCCCGACCAGCCGGGTGAACGCCGTCTCCATCAGGCCGGCACCTCCCGGCCCCGGGCGCCCTCCGGGTCGATCACCTCACGGATCAGCCGCAGCTCCGCCGTGGTCGGCTCACGGGTGTACGGCACCTCGTCCGGGGCGGCCAGCTCGAACCCCGTCGCCTCCCGGACCTGCTCCACGCTCACCCCGGGGTGCAGCGAGGCCAGCCGCATCGACCGGTCGGGCGTGGCGAAGTCGAAGACACCGAGGTCGGAGACGACCCGCGGGATGCGGTGGTGCCGGGCGCCGGCCGCACGGTCGTACCCGACGCCGCACACCATGTCGACCTTCGCGACGAAGACCCGCCGGGAGTGCCTCGGGATCCAGTAACTCGTCGGATTGTTCAGGGTGTTGACGGGCGCGCCGCGCACTCCGAGGAGCTGGCGCACCGGCTTCGCCCAGTCGCCGACGCAGGAGATGTTCTGGTTGCCGTACCGGTCGATCTGGCTCGCGCCCATCATCACGTGCCGGCGGCCGCCGGTGACCAGCTCCAGATGCTGCCGGTAGGGCAGCCAGCCCTCCGTCGTCCCGTCCGGGCGCACGATCAGCGCCTCGCCGTCGGTCAGCAGGAGATCCGGCGAGAAGGTGAGCCGGGCGAGCCGGGCGCCCACCGAGGGGATCACCCCCATGGGGCTCGCCAGGATCTCGCCGCCGCCCCGCCAGGCCTCGGCGCAGGCGATCACGCAGTACTCGGCACGCGTGGTCCCGCTCATGAGTCCTCCCCGACCGCCGACCGGTACGCCTGTTCGTCCCCGGCGAGGTAGCGGGCCGCGAACTGTGCCCACGGCGTCGTCGCGTACCGCTTCTGGAACGCCTCGTCCCGGCCGTAGTCGGGAGCGCAGGACGTGAAGTGCGCCCCGTTCGGGGCCTCCACCACCCCCGTCACGGTGTGCCGCTTGATCAGCAGCGACTGCGGCGGCGCCTCCTTCGTCAGCTCGGCCGTGTCGACGACGCGTTCGCAGCTGACGTACGCGGTGTCCGCCGCCTCGCAGAACAGGTCGTCGAAGTACGGGTCCGGACCCAGGTACTGGCCGTTGCCCAGCCGGTCGGCCCGGTTGACGTGCACCAGCGCCGCGTCCAGCCGCAGGGCGGGCATGGCCACGAACGTCTCCCCGTCCTCGTACGGCGACGTCACCGTCCGCAGACCGGGGTTGACCCGCATCACGTCCGAGCCGAGGCCCGCCCGCACCGGCAGGAACGGCAGCCGGTGCGCCGCCGCGCGCAGCCCCCACAGGAACATCGCCTCGTCGACCTCCGTCAGCTCCAGCGCGCCGCGCTCGCGGGCCGCCCGGTAGTGCGGCTCCAGCGGGATCGAGTCCAAGGTGGCGAACGCGGCGACCAGCCTGCGGATCCGCCCTGCCGCCGCCAGCATCCCGACGTCCGGACCGCCGTACGAGACCACGGTGAGGTCGGTGACCTCCGACCGCAGCAGCGCCCGCACCAGCGCCATCGGCTTGCGGCGCGAACCCCAGCCGCCGATGCCGAGGGTCATACCGCTCTCCAGGCGGGAGACGGCCTCCTCGGCGCTCATCGTCTTGTCACTCACCCGAGCTCTCCTCCCGTGCGACCCTGCCGAAGGCGTCCCGGACCCGGTCGGCCACTCCGCCGACGCTCGCCTCGTAGGTGAATCCCTGCTCGAAGCGGTAACTGCGACGCACGTCGACCGGATCGATGCCGTTGATGGCGGCCTTGGCCAGACGCACCAGCTCGCCGTCCTTCGCGGCGATCTCGCCGGCCACCTCCAGCGCGGCCGCGCGCAGTTCACCGGGCGGCGTCACCCGCCACACCGAGCCGTGCCCGTGCAGTTCGGCCGCCGTGACCGTGCGCGAGGTGTAGTAGAGGGCCCGCAGCAGATGCTGGGGCACCAGCCGGGCCAGATGGGTGGCCGCGCCCAGCGCGCCCCGGTCCAGCTCGGGCAGCCCGAACACGGCGTCCTCGCTCGCCACGATCACGTCCGCGTTCCCCGCGAGGCCGACACCGCCGCCCAGACAGAACCCCTGGACGGCCGCCACGACGGGGACCTCGCACTCGTACACCGCCGCGAACGCCTCGAAGCAGCCGCGGTTGGCGCCGATCAGCGCACCCGCCCCCTGCGCCTGGATCTCCTTGATGTCGACGCCCGCGTTGAAGCCGCGCCCCTCGGCGGCCAGCACCACGCACCGCGTGGCCGGATCGCGGCCGGCCGCGCGCACGGCGTCGGCCAGCGCGAACCAGCCGTTCACCGGCAGGGCGTTCACCGGCGGGAAGTCGACCGTGACGAGCGCGATTCCCTTTTCCGCCCCCTTTTCCGGGGACGAGGTGGAGACACCCATGGAAGCATCAGCTACCTTTCCACCAAACGTTTGTTAGGTGGAAAGGTAGCAGCCGATGAAGCTGGACGGGAAGGTCGCCGTAGTCACCGGCGGCACCCGCGGAGTGGGCGCCGGGATCGCGCGCTCCCTCACGCGCGCCGGCGCAGAGGTCGTCGTCTGCGCCCGCAGGCCCCCCGACACCCCGATCCCCGGAACCCGGTTCACATCGCTCGACGTACGGGACGCCGACGCCGTACGCACCCTCTTCGCCGGGCTGCCCCGGCTCGACGTCCTCGTCAACAACGCGGGAGGCGCCCCCTACCGGCCACTCGCCGAGGCCGACGCGCACCGCCACACGCGCGTGATCGAGCTCAACCTCCTCGCCCCACTCACGGTGTCCCTCGCCGCCCACGACCACCTCAGGCGCGCACGGGGCTCCATCGTGATGATCGGCAGCGTCAGCGGCACCCGCCCCTCACCCGGCACCGCCGCCTACGGCGCGGCCAAGGCCGGCCTGGAGAACCTCGCACGGTCCATGGCCGTCGAGTGGGCACCGGAGATCCGCGTGAACACCCTGGTCGTCGGCATGGTCCACACCGAGCGCACCCACCTCCACTACGGCGACGACGACGGCGTCGAGGCCGTCGCCCGCACCGTCCCCCTGGGCCGCCTCGCCCTCCCCGACGACGTGGGCGACGCGGCCGCCTTCCTTGCCTCCGACGCGGCCGCCTACATCAGCGGAGCCAGCCTCCTCCTGCACGGCGGAGGCGAACGGCCCGCCTTCCTCGACGCCGCGACCGCCGACAAGACGACCTGACACGACTCCGACGCGGCCTGAAGGACCGGAGAGACGTGAGAGACGTGAGAGATGTGAGAGACGTGAGAGACGTGAGAGACGTGAGAGGAGACCCCCGATGAGCGGAATCTGCGACGGCCGGGTCGTGGTCGTCACCGGCGCCGGACGCGGCCTCGGGCGCGCCCACGCCCTCGCCTTCGCCGCCGAGGGCGCCCGGGTCGTCGTCAACGACCTCGGCGTCGGACTCGACGGCACCCCCGGCCCCGACAGCCCCGCCCGACAGGTCGCCGACGAGATCCGCGCAGCCGGCGGCACCGCCCTCGCCCACGGCGGCGACATCGCCACCCCCCAAGGCGCCGCGTCCCTCGTGACGACCGCCCTGCAGACGTACGGCCGGCTCGACACCCTCGTCAACAACGCCGGCTTCCTGCGCGACCGCATGCTCGTCAGCCTCGACGAGGACGACTGGGACGCCGTCCTGCGCGTCCACCTCAAGGGCCACTTCCTCACCCTCAAGCACGCCGCCGCGCACTGGCGCGCCGAGGCCAAGGCAGGCCGCACACCCGCCGCCCGCATCGTCAACACCACGAGCGGGGCGGGACTGCTCGGCTCGCTCGGACAGGGCAACTACAGCGCCGCGAAAGCCGGCATCGTCGGCCTCACGCTCGTCGCGGCCGCCGAACTCGCCCGCTACGGCGTCCAGGTCAACGCGATCGCGCCCGCCGCCCGCACCCGCATGACGGAACACACCTTCGCCGCCACCATGGCCGCCCCCGAGACCGGCTTCGACGCCATGGCCCCCGGCAACGTCTCCCCACTGGTCGTCTGGCTCGGCTCCACCGCCAGCGAAGGCGTCACCGGACGCGTCTTCGAGACGGAGGGCGGCCGGATCACCGTCATGGAAGGCTGGCGCCCCGGCCCGACAGCGGACACCGCAAGACGCCACAGCCCCGCCGAGGCGGGAGAGACCGCACGCAAGCTCCTCACCGACGCGCAACCACCCCGCCGCGTCTACGGCGCGTGACACCCGCGCAGCGGCACGGACCCACGCCGATCCACCACCGCACCACACCTCACGTGTCGCACTCCAGCACCGTCCCGCACAACCCGCAGCGAGCCCGGACCCGCCCCCGCACCGGAACCCGAATCCGCTGACGGCAAGTAGGACAGGCGAACATCACCCGCAACGGCCCCTGCGGATCGTGCACGAACGCATACGGGGCGCCCGCGTCCCCCGGCCGCGCCCCGACCCCCTGCGCGTGCCGCCGGTCACGGGCATAACGCCGCCGTCCCGCCCAGCCCGCCGCCGTCAGCGGCGGCTGCCGCTCGTCGAACCGGGCCCGCTCCAGACCCCGCCCGTACGCCTCGTACGCCCGCGCGCTCGTGAACCACACCGACGGATCCTCACCGAACACCAGCGACCGCTTCGCCAGGACGTACCCGAACTCCTCCGGCGTCAGATACCCCAGCTTCTGCGACGACGCCCCGTCCACCCGGTACGCGTCCAGCAGCAGCCAGCCCGCTCCCAGATACGTCGTCGCCGTGTCCGTCAGAATCTCGTTGTCCCGCGTCCCCGCGAACGACAACCCCGCCCGATGCAGGTAGACGTGCATGATCTCGTGCGCCAGCGCCGCACCGATGTCCCGACGATGCGTGCGGAAACGGTCGTTCAGCTCGACGAAGTACTCCGGCCCCGCCGCGAGCTCGATGTGCGCCGCATGCTCCATCTCCCGGAACGCCACCACCATCCGCGCGTCCGGCAACCGGTAGTGCCGTACCAGCTCCCGGGCCACCCGCTGCGCCCCCAGATGCAGGTCATCGCCCTCGCAGAACGCCACGTCGGCCGGCGCCACACTCGTCGCGAACTGGTGGATCGTGTCGTACGACAACCGCTTGTACAGCGCCGTCACCGCCGCCCGCACCGTCTCCAGATGCGGGTAACCGTGCTCGACCGGCCCGCCGTTCGCCACGCCGCACCCCCAACACGCCGAGGACCCCATTCCACTGTACGGGCAGCCCGCAACGCCCGCCGGGACATGCCCTAGGGTGATCGCCCATGACCACCAGCAACACCCGCGCGCCCGGC includes:
- a CDS encoding acetyl-CoA C-acetyltransferase; protein product: MAEAYIVEAVRTPVGRRGGGLSGVHPADLGAHVLKELVARSGVDPAAVEDVVFGCLDTVGPQAGDIARTCWLAAGLPEEVPGVTVDRQCGSSQQAVHFAAQGVLSGTQDLVVAGGVQNMSQIPIAFATRQAAEPLGFTRGPFAGSEGWRARYGDRPVNQFAGAEMIAAKWGISRQDQEEFALRSHRRAVRAIDEGRFTRETVAYRDVTTDEGPRRDTSLEKMAALKPVIDGGTVTAACSSQVSDGAAALLLASEDAVREHGLRPRARVHHLSVRGEDPIRMLTAPIPATAHALKKTGLTIDDLDLVEINEAFAPVVLAWLKETGADPEKVNVNGGAIALGHPLGATGAKLMTTLLHELERTGGRFGLQTMCEGGGQANVTIVERL
- a CDS encoding nitronate monooxygenase family protein is translated as METAFTRLVGVRHPIVQTGMGWVAGPRLVSATADAGALGVLASATMTLDQLRSAVREVKARTDAPFGVNLRADAADAGDRVRIIVDEGVRVASFALAPSAELIAGLKEAGVVVVPSVGARRHAEKVAAWGADAVIVQGGEGGGHTGEVATTVLLPQVVDAVDVPVVAAGGFFDGRGLAAALAYGAAGVAMGTRFLLTSDSPVPEAVKARYLAATVRDVTVTRAVDGLPHRMLRTPLVDGLEDAGRGRALLRAARHAAGLRRLSGLTWRQMVRDGLALRHGKDLAWSQVLLAANTPMLLRSAMVEGRPEAGVMAAGQVAGVIDDLPSCAELVERIMKEAQDVLAALDRLKGT
- a CDS encoding CoA-transferase subunit beta, whose translation is MSGTTRAEYCVIACAEAWRGGGEILASPMGVIPSVGARLARLTFSPDLLLTDGEALIVRPDGTTEGWLPYRQHLELVTGGRRHVMMGASQIDRYGNQNISCVGDWAKPVRQLLGVRGAPVNTLNNPTSYWIPRHSRRVFVAKVDMVCGVGYDRAAGARHHRIPRVVSDLGVFDFATPDRSMRLASLHPGVSVEQVREATGFELAAPDEVPYTREPTTAELRLIREVIDPEGARGREVPA
- a CDS encoding CoA transferase subunit A, producing the protein MSDKTMSAEEAVSRLESGMTLGIGGWGSRRKPMALVRALLRSEVTDLTVVSYGGPDVGMLAAAGRIRRLVAAFATLDSIPLEPHYRAARERGALELTEVDEAMFLWGLRAAAHRLPFLPVRAGLGSDVMRVNPGLRTVTSPYEDGETFVAMPALRLDAALVHVNRADRLGNGQYLGPDPYFDDLFCEAADTAYVSCERVVDTAELTKEAPPQSLLIKRHTVTGVVEAPNGAHFTSCAPDYGRDEAFQKRYATTPWAQFAARYLAGDEQAYRSAVGEDS
- a CDS encoding enoyl-CoA hydratase family protein, with translation MGVSTSSPEKGAEKGIALVTVDFPPVNALPVNGWFALADAVRAAGRDPATRCVVLAAEGRGFNAGVDIKEIQAQGAGALIGANRGCFEAFAAVYECEVPVVAAVQGFCLGGGVGLAGNADVIVASEDAVFGLPELDRGALGAATHLARLVPQHLLRALYYTSRTVTAAELHGHGSVWRVTPPGELRAAALEVAGEIAAKDGELVRLAKAAINGIDPVDVRRSYRFEQGFTYEASVGGVADRVRDAFGRVAREESSGE
- a CDS encoding SDR family oxidoreductase, which produces MKLDGKVAVVTGGTRGVGAGIARSLTRAGAEVVVCARRPPDTPIPGTRFTSLDVRDADAVRTLFAGLPRLDVLVNNAGGAPYRPLAEADAHRHTRVIELNLLAPLTVSLAAHDHLRRARGSIVMIGSVSGTRPSPGTAAYGAAKAGLENLARSMAVEWAPEIRVNTLVVGMVHTERTHLHYGDDDGVEAVARTVPLGRLALPDDVGDAAAFLASDAAAYISGASLLLHGGGERPAFLDAATADKTT
- a CDS encoding SDR family oxidoreductase, producing the protein MSGICDGRVVVVTGAGRGLGRAHALAFAAEGARVVVNDLGVGLDGTPGPDSPARQVADEIRAAGGTALAHGGDIATPQGAASLVTTALQTYGRLDTLVNNAGFLRDRMLVSLDEDDWDAVLRVHLKGHFLTLKHAAAHWRAEAKAGRTPAARIVNTTSGAGLLGSLGQGNYSAAKAGIVGLTLVAAAELARYGVQVNAIAPAARTRMTEHTFAATMAAPETGFDAMAPGNVSPLVVWLGSTASEGVTGRVFETEGGRITVMEGWRPGPTADTARRHSPAEAGETARKLLTDAQPPRRVYGA